One genomic region from Candidatus Saganbacteria bacterium encodes:
- a CDS encoding septum formation initiator family protein, translating into MRIRFWAMLLFAIALFYFLYLIREDILQRNGLISERTALLARISTITQKNDELSDTLAKNDKNLERLARERLNMAKKGEIVYKICR; encoded by the coding sequence ATGCGAATTAGATTTTGGGCGATGTTATTGTTTGCAATTGCCTTATTTTATTTTTTATATCTTATAAGGGAAGACATATTACAGCGCAACGGGCTTATTTCGGAGCGTACTGCGCTTCTTGCAAGGATCAGTACAATTACGCAGAAGAACGATGAATTGTCGGACACCTTGGCAAAAAACGATAAAAATTTGGAAAGATTAGCCAGAGAAAGATTAAATATGGCCAAAAAAGGAGAAATTGTTTACAAAATATGCCGCTAG
- a CDS encoding S1 RNA-binding domain-containing protein → MPLDIGSEVEGKVTGVTNYGAFVDLGSGNVGLVHISQVSDTYVTDINQHLKVGDIIKVKVLGLVKEGKYDLSIKLVGKQANQGFAGSFKDKRKKDGGKEKPQPGSFEDKITQFLKTSEERLLDIKRNIEGKQGTAKKRR, encoded by the coding sequence ATGCCGCTAGATATTGGCAGTGAAGTTGAAGGAAAGGTTACTGGAGTTACAAATTACGGCGCTTTTGTCGATCTTGGCAGCGGCAATGTAGGCTTGGTCCATATAAGCCAGGTTTCTGACACTTATGTCACGGACATCAACCAGCATCTAAAAGTCGGGGACATAATTAAAGTTAAAGTCCTAGGCCTCGTAAAAGAAGGCAAATACGACCTTTCGATCAAACTTGTCGGAAAACAGGCAAACCAAGGGTTTGCTGGAAGTTTCAAGGATAAGCGCAAGAAAGACGGCGGGAAAGAGAAGCCTCAACCGGGGTCGTTTGAAGACAAGATCACCCAATTCTTAAAGACCAGCGAGGAACGCCTCTTGGACATCAAACGCAACATCGAAGGCAAACAGGGAACCGCAAAGAAAAGACGCTGA